A DNA window from Malus domestica chromosome 12, GDT2T_hap1 contains the following coding sequences:
- the LOC103450543 gene encoding laccase-4-like, with protein sequence MVWSIRFLVLFLACVLPALVESRVRHYKFNVVLRNKTKLCSSKPIVTVNGKFPGPTLYAREDDTVLVKVTNHVKYNVSIHWHGIRQLRTGWADGPAYITQCPIPTGQSYVYNFTITGQRGTLLWHAHILWLRATVHGALVILPKRGVPYPFPAPHKEVNVVLGEWWKSDTETVINQALKSGIAPNVSDAHTINGHPGVVPNCSSQGGFTLPVESGKTYLLRIINAALNEELFFKIAGHNLTIVEVDATYVKPFKTDTIVIAPGQTTNALVTANQNSGKYMVAASPFMDSPIAVDNLTATATLHYTGTLASTPTTLTSPPPQNATQVANSFINSLKALNSNNFPAKVPLKIDHNLLFTVGLGINPCPSCKAGNGSRVVGSVNNVSFVMPTTALLQAHVFNKSGVFTTDFPGNPPTAFNYSGGPPANASLATTNGTKLYRLAYNSTVQLVLQDTGTIAPENHPIHLHGFNFFCVGRGVGNYNPKTDPKKFNLVDPVERNTANIPSGGWTAIRFVADNPGVWFMHCHLEVHTTWGLKMAFLVDNGKGPNQSLLPPPKDLPKC encoded by the exons ATGGTGTGGTCGATTCGATTTCTTGTGCTTTTTCTGGCATGCGTTCTTCCTGCTTTGGTTGAGAGCAGAGTCCGCCACTACAAGTTTAAT GTGGTGCTGagaaataaaactaaactaTGCTCAAGTAAGCCAATAGTTACCGTTAACGGCAAGTTCCCGGGGCCAACTCTCTATGCCAGGGAAGACGATACTGTGCTTGTCAAAGTCACCAACCATGTCAAGTATAACGTTTCCATTCACTG GCATGGTATCCGGCAACTACGAACCGGTTGGGCAGATGGTCCGGCATACATCACACAGTGTCCAATTCCCACAGGCCAAAGCTATGTGTACAACTTCACCATCACAGGGCAAAGAGGCACACTTCTTTGGCATGCACATATTCTCTGGCTAAGGGCAACTGTCCACGGTGCCCTTGTAATTTTGCCCAAGCGTGGGGTGCCTTATCCATTCCCAGCACCCCACAAGGAAGTAAATGTGGTATTAG GTGAATGGTGGAAATCAGATACTGAAACTGTGATCAATCAGGCTCTCAAATCTGGTATAGCACCTAATGTATCAGATGCTCACACTATTAACGGTCATCCAGGTGTCGTTCCAAATTGTTCTTCACAAG GTGGCTTTACATTGCCTGTGGAAAGCGGCAAGACTTACCTTCTACGAATCATCAATGCTGCGCTCAATGAGGAGCTCTTCTTCAAAATTGCAGGACACAACTTGACCATAGTGGAAGTAGATGCCACATATGTGAAACCCTTCAAGACGGACACCATTGTGATTGCCCCGGGACAAACCACCAATGCCCTAGTCACGGCCAATCAAAACTCCGGCAAGTACATGGTGGCAGCCTCGCCATTTATGGACTCTCCAATCGCTGTTGACAACCTCACGGCCACCGCCACTCTTCACTATACTGGCACACTTGCTAGCACACCTACAACGCTCACTAGCCCACCTCCCCAAAACGCAACCCAAGTTGCTAACAGCTTCATAAACTCTCTAAAAGCCCTAAATTCCAACAATTTTCCAGCCAAAGTCCCATTAAAAATCGATCACAATCTTTTGTTCACAGTTGGACTTGGGATTAATCCATGCCCCAGTTGCAAAGCTGGTAATGGAAGCAGAGTAGTGGGTAGTGTTAACAATGTCTCATTTGTTATGCCAACCACAGCTCTGCTTCAAGCACATGTTTTCAACAAAAGTGGGGTTTTTACCACGGATTTCCCCGGCAACCCGCCGACAGCTTTCAACTATTCTGGAGGTCCACCGGCTAATGCAAGCTTGGCAACTACAAATGGCACAAAGCTTTATAGGCTAGCTTATAACTCAACAGTTCAACTTGTGTTGCAAGACACTGGGACTATAGCCCCTGAGAACCACCCTATCCATTTGCATGGATTCAATTTCTTTTGTGTGGGTAGGGGCGTTGGGAACTATAACCCCAAGACGGATCCTAAGAAGTTCAATCTTGTTGATCCTGTTGAAAGGAACACAGCTAATATTCCGTCCGGCGGATGGACAGCTATTCGATTTGTCGCTGATAATCCAG GAGTTTGGTTCATGCATTGCCATTTGGAAGTGCACACAACATGGGGGCTTAAGATGGCATTCTTGGTGGACAATGGCAAAGGACCTAATCAATCTCTTCTTCCACCTCCAAAGGATCTCCCAAAATGTTAA